The Candidatus Poribacteria bacterium genome segment ATCCACCATTTCATAACCATTTTGGGTTAAGATGCCCGACATCAACTCGCTGTCACTCACATTCATCTGACAACCGTAGGTTTCGATATAAACCCGCCGATTAGCCTGTGCTTGTGAAGTGATATTGATAGGCTCCAACGTTGGCGCTGCTTTGTATAATGGTAATTGTGTTTTGATTGGAATTTTCGGATTCATTGCCTTATCAACCTTTGTTGAATTATTCTTTTGTCATTCAAAACCTTCGAGGGTCGGGTCACGAAAACCAGAGTTTCATCGCAGTTTCGCCCAAAATGGCAGCCTTTTCCGCTTCGGATAACCCCAGATGTTCTTGGAAGATCGCGAGATGCTGTTGGTACGTGACCTTGGGGATCCAGAGCGATGTTGGAAAGTCGCTGCCCCATATACATCTTTCCGGTGTGTAAGCATCAATGATCTGCCGGAGTCCACCAAACATATCACCGCAGGGAAACTCCTCCTCGGATCCGGTGACAGTAAATGACAGTTTGGCGTATAGATTCTTGAATTCTGCAAGCCCTAGAACCGTTTTCAAATTGTCAGAATCCGGAAAATCACCGGCTCTCAAATTGGCACAGTGATCCAGAACAACGGGGACATCGGGATACGCTTTAAGCAGACTCGCCAATGAGCGGCAGTTGGGCGTATTAAGTAAGGCACAGAGCACCACACCCAACTGCTGCGCTGCTTCCCATAACCGCCGATGTTCCGGGAGAACAGCGTCATCCGTGGGCCAACTGGCGGAAACACGATTTCCGCGGACACCTATTGCAAGTGCCTCCTCCATCAAACCTACCGATCCATCGTTAAAGGGATCGAGATTCAAAACGCCGGTTGTCCATTCTTGGTTTTCCCGCACGGTATCCATCGTGAGCCGGTTATCATGTTGGTAAACAGTGAAGGTTTGAACGATGACAACGCGATCAATACTGTTCGTCTTAACCTCATTTTTCAGATCTTCTATTGTCCCCCGACCGGGCGGTGGCAGATAGGGTTCAGGGCTTTGAGGATACGTTTCGGTGTCTTCGGAATAGATATGTGCGTGTGTATCAACGATAGCCATTAATGATTCTCCTTAACGTAAAACGTGAAACGTGATGCGTGAGACATCAAATGTGAGTCCAAAGGGATGGTCGTTCTAGCAGTGAAGTGAGCGAATGAACTTGTTATGTTTATTCATTTATCAGGACTTACGCAAATTCAGCACGCGACGCGAGATTTTTTTATTTTTAACCCCCTAAATCCCCCAACTCCCCTGACAAGGGTTTCCCCCTGATAAGGGGGGCTAGGGGGGTTAGGGGATCTTCTCGGGGGACTTATGAACCAGCTGCGTAAGTCCTATTTATTTATTTCTCCATTATCACGTATCTCTATATTCTGGTACTGCTTTGTCAAGTTCAACACAATTCCTGACCAGAGGATTGCCATAACCATCGCGGTGATAGAAAAAGCGGCACCCGGAATTGCCATAGCAAAGCCGATCACGGTAATTACGCCGGCACTGCCGCCTTTAGCAAATCGATAACCGAAGGAGTCGATGACCTGTTTCGCTCGATAACGGGCATCAAACGACAA includes the following:
- a CDS encoding amidohydrolase family protein, whose protein sequence is MAIVDTHAHIYSEDTETYPQSPEPYLPPPGRGTIEDLKNEVKTNSIDRVVIVQTFTVYQHDNRLTMDTVRENQEWTTGVLNLDPFNDGSVGLMEEALAIGVRGNRVSASWPTDDAVLPEHRRLWEAAQQLGVVLCALLNTPNCRSLASLLKAYPDVPVVLDHCANLRAGDFPDSDNLKTVLGLAEFKNLYAKLSFTVTGSEEEFPCGDMFGGLRQIIDAYTPERCIWGSDFPTSLWIPKVTYQQHLAIFQEHLGLSEAEKAAILGETAMKLWFS